One genomic window of Nicotiana sylvestris chromosome 10, ASM39365v2, whole genome shotgun sequence includes the following:
- the LOC104249928 gene encoding cytosolic Fe-S cluster assembly factor NBP35-like, with amino-acid sequence MENGGGSNEIPENAPEHCPGPQSETAGKSDACQGCPNQEICATAPKGPDPDLVAIVERMATVKHKILVLSGKGGVGKSTFSAQLAFALAAMDFQVGLLDIDICGPSIPKMLGLEGQEIHQSNIGWSPVYVESNLGVMSIGFMLPNPDEAVIWRGPRKNGLIKQFLKEVYWGELDFLVVDAPPGTSDEHISIVQFLQATGIDGAVIVTTPQQVSLIDVRKEVSFCKKVGVEVLGVVENMSGLSQPLTEFKFMRMTETGEQKDMTEWAMAYMREKAPEMLNLVAFSEVFDSSGGGAAKMCGDMGVPFLGKVPLDPQLCKAAEEGRSCFSDDKCRASAPALKMIIEKMLAQKMISRTENGA; translated from the exons ATGGAAAACGGAGGAGGGTCCAATGAAATCCCAGAAAATGCTCCTGAAC ATTGCCCAGGTCCACAATCAGAAACGGCAGGAAAATCGGATGCTTGCCAAGGATGCCCTAATCAAGAAATTTGTGCTACTGCTCCTAAAGGCCCTGACccag ACTTGGTTGCCATAGTAGAAAGAATGGCAACTGTGAAGCACAAAATACTGGTTTTGTCTGGTAAGGGCGGTGTTGGTAAGAGTACGTTCTCAGCTCAACTTGCTTTTGCATTGGCGGCTATGGATTTTCAAGTGGGTCTTCTTGACATTGATATATGTGGCCCCAGCATCCCAAAGATGCTTGGTCTAGAAGGGCAAGAAATTCACCAGAGCAACATTGGATGGTCCCCTGTTTATGTTGAGTCTAACCTTGGGGTTATGTCGATTGGTTTCATGCTCCCCAACCCTGATGAAGCTGTCATATGGAGAGGCCCCCGCAAGAATGGGCTAATTAAGCAATTTCTCAAAGAAGTTTATTGGGGAGAGCTTGATTTTCTTGTGGTTGATGCTCCACCTGGGACCTCAGATGAGCATATTTCAATTGTTCAATTCCTACAAGCAACTGGAATAGATGGTGCAGTTATAGTCACCACCCCACAACAGGTATCGCTGATAGATGTGAGGAAAGAAGTTAGTTTTTGTAAGAAAGTTGGGGTGGAGGTTCTTGGTGTTGTTGAGAACATGAGTGGTCTTTCCCAACCACTCACAGAATTCAAATTCATGAGAATGACAGAGACTGGTGAGCAAAAAGACATGACCGAGTGGGCCATGGCTTATATGAGAGAAAAAGCCCCGGAAATGCTAAACTTGGTTGCTTTTAGTGAAGTTTTTGATAGCAGTGGTGGAGGTGCAGCAAAGATGTGCGGTGATATGGGTGTCCCTTTTCTTGGGAAAGTACCCCTGGATCCTCAGCTATGTAAAGCAGCTGAAGAAGGACGATCTTGCTTTTCAGATGATAAGTGTCGCGCAAGTGCCCCTGCACTCAAGATgataatagaaaagatgttggcTCAGAAAATGATCTCAAGAACAGAGAATGGAGCATAG
- the LOC104249927 gene encoding pentatricopeptide repeat-containing protein At2g03880, mitochondrial — MKSVLRFKAKLIPVLGLVSIGPSPPLFALGHLLQYLRCYSGAATKWQNETGSIKCNDLLNEFTTYCYQRDLPGAMKALNSLQIHKIWADAVTYSELIKCCLARGAIEQGKRVHQHVFSNGYEPKTFLVNTLINMYVKFNMLDEAQALFDQMSDRNVVSWTTMIAAYSSAKINNKALEFLILMLRDGVRPNMFTYSSVLRACDDLSNLRQLHCSILKVGLEFDVFVRSALIDVYSKMGQLECALCTFNEMVTGDLVVWNSIIGGFAQNSDGDDALTLFKRMKRAGFSADQSTLTSVLRACTSLALLEVGSQVHVHVLKFQRDLILNNALLDMYCKCGNLEDAHKIFTRMVEKDVISWSTMIIGYAQNGFSRKALELLKEMKVSGIKPNYITVLGVLFACSHAGLVEDGQYYFRSMKKLFGIDPGREHYGCMVDLLGRSGKLDEAVKLIHEMECEPDAVTWRTLLGACRVHRKMDLAEYAAKQIIKLDPSDAGTYILLSNIYAHTHKWEDVVDLRKSMRERGVKKEPGCSWVEVNKQIHAFIMGDNSHPQIEEIKKELNQIIWRLKEVGYVPDTNFVLQDLEGEQMEDSLLYHSEKIAVAFGVLSLSREKTIRIRKNLRICGDCHLFAKLLAQIERRSIVIRDPIRYHHFQDGICSCGDYW; from the coding sequence ATGAAATCTGTACTGAGATTCAAAGCCAAACTGATACCAGTACTCGGTTTGGTTTCTATTGGTCCATCTCCTCCACTCTTTGCACTTGGACATCTGCTTCAATATCTGCGCTGTTATTCTGGTGCAGCAACCAAATGGCAGAATGAGACAGGATCAATAAAATGTAATGATCTGCTCAATGAGTTTACTACTTACTGCTATCAAAGGGATCTTCCCGGGGCTATGAAAGCATTAAATTCCTTGCAAATTCACAAGATATGGGCTGATGCTGTCACCTACTCTGAACTCATTAAGTGCTGCTTGGCTCGTGGCGCAATCGAACAAGGCAAACGGGTCCACCAGCATGTGTTCTCCAATGGTTATGAACCAAAAACGTTCCTTGTTAACACACTTATTAACATGTATGTGAAGTTTAACATGCTGGACGAAGCACAAGCTTTATTTGATCAAATGTCTGACAGAAATGTTGTCTCCTGGACTACAATGATAGCTGCCTACTCTAGCGCTAAGATCAACAACAAGGCTTTGGAGTTTTTGATCCTCATGCTGAGAGATGGTGTGAGACCTAATATGTTTACTTACTCTTCTGTTCTGAGAGCTTGTGATGACCTGTCCAATCTTAGGCAGCTCCACTGCAGCATACTCAAAGTTGGTCTGGAGTTTGACGTATTTGTCCGAAGTGCTCTTATTGATGTTTACTCCAAAATGGGTCAACTCGAGTGTGCATTGTGCACCTTTAATGAGATGGTGACAGGGGATCTTGTTGTCTGGAACTCCATTATTGGTGGATTTGCACAAAACAGTGATGGGGATGACGCTTTGACTCTCTTCAAAAGAATGAAGAGAGCTGGATTCTCAGCTGATCAGTCAACCTTGACAAGTGTTCTTAGAGCTTGTACTAGTTTGGCACTTTTAGAAGTGGGAAGTCAAGTCCATGTTCATGTACTCAAGTTCCAGCGGGACCTAATCCTTAACAATGCACTTTTGGACATGTATTGCAAGTGTGGCAATTTGGAAGATGCCCACAAAATATTTACTCGGATGGTAGAGAAGGACGTGATCTCCTGGAGCACCATGATCATAGGCTACGCCCAGAATGGTTTCAGCAGAAAAGCACTGGAATTACTCAAGGAGATGAAAGTCTCAGGGATCAAACCAAACTACATCACTGTTCTTGGAGTCTTATTTGCTTGCAGCCATGCAGGACTGGTAGAAGATGGTCAATATTACTTCCGCTCAATGAAGAAGCTCTTTGGTATTGATCCAGGAAGAGAACATTACGGTTGCATGGTTGATCTTCTTGGAAGATCTGGGAAGCTAGATGAAGCGGTTAAATTAATCCATGAAATGGAATGTGAACCAGATGCTGTGACATGGAGAACATTGCTTGGTGCCTGCAGAGTACATCGAAAAATGGATTTAGCTGAATATGCTGCCAAACAAATTATAAAGCTGGATCCAAGTGATGCAGGAACTTACATATTACTATCTAATATTTATGCGCACACTCACAAATGGGAGGACGTTGTGGACTTAAGAAAGTCCATGAGGGAAAGAGGAGTGAAGAAGGAACCGGGATGCAGCTGGGTTGAAGTGAACAAGCAGATCCATGCTTTTATTATGGGAGACAACTCCCATCCACAAATAGAGGAAATTAAAAAAGAGCTAAAtcagattatttggagattaaaGGAGGTGGGATATGTTCCAGACACAAACTTTGTCTTGCAAGATCTTGAAGGTGAACAGATGGAAGACTCACTTCTTTACCACAGTGAGAAAATAGCTGTTGCCTTTGGTGTATTGAGCCTGTCTAGAGAGAAGACCATTAGAATCAGGAAGAATCTCAGGATCTGTGGAGATTGCCATTTATTCGCGAAACTTTTGGCACAGATAGAGCGTCGGAGCATTGTCATAAGAGATCCTATCCGTTACCATCATTTCCAGGATGGTATTTGTTCATGCGGAGATTATTGGTAG